The following are from one region of the Vanessa cardui chromosome 3, ilVanCard2.1, whole genome shotgun sequence genome:
- the LOC124543609 gene encoding 40S ribosomal protein S13 — translation MGRMHAPGKGISQSALPYRRSVPTWLKLTADDVKEQIFKLGKKGLTPSQIGVMLRDSHGVAQVRFVTGKKILRIMKAMGLAPDLPEDLYYLIKKAVAMRKHLERNRKDKDSKFRLILVESRIHRLARYYKTKSVLPPNWKYESSTASALVA, via the exons ATGGGTCGTATGCACGCACCTGg TAAAGGTATCTCACAGTCGGCGTTGCCTTATCGCCGCAGTGTACCCACTTGGTTAAAACTGACCGCTGATGATGTCAAGGAACAAATTTTCAAACTTGGCAAAAAAGGCCTCACTCCTTCCCAAATCG GTGTTATGCTCAGGGATTCTCATGGAGTTGCCCAAGTCAGATTTGTCACAGGCAAAAAGATCCTGCGTATCATGAAGGCTATGGGTCTTGCTCCGGATCTACCAGAAGATTTATACTACCTAATCAAGAAAGCTGTTGCCATGAGGAAGCACTTGGAACGTAACAGGAAGGACAAGGACAGCAAATTCAGACTCATTCTTGTCGAGTCCAGAATCCACAGATTGGCCCGCTACTATAAGACAAAGAGTGTGCTCCCTCCCAACTGGAAATATGAGTCGAGCACTGCCTCTGCTTTAGTGgcttaa
- the LOC124543503 gene encoding TM2 domain-containing protein CG11103 yields the protein MDLRWITITIVLTLAKLTMSESDPYYKEPYRPLGPLVKCSFLPMEFLECDEPVDHKGNETAKKAVKHGCVKFGGVRYEDVEKTKVQCKALDGIECYGNRSFLRDGFPCVRYSGHYFTTTLIYSILLGFLGMDRFCLGQTGTAVGKLLTLGGLGIWWIVDVVLLITNNLHPEDGSNWNPYV from the coding sequence atggATTTGCGATGGATAACTATAACGATAGTTCTTACACTAGCAAAATTAACCATGTCGGAAAGTGACCCCTACTACAAGGAACCATATCGTCCATTAGGACCTCTTGTAAAATGCAGCTTCCTACCCATGGAATTCCTGGAATGTGACGAACCAGTTGACCACAAGGGTAATGAGACAGCAAAAAAAGCTGTTAAACATGGATGTGTTAAATTCGGTGGTGTACGTTACGAAGATGTGGAAAAGACAAAGGTGCAGTGTAAAGCACTGGATGGCATTGAATGCTACGGAAACCGTAGCTTCCTAAGAGATGGATTTCCTTGTGTACGTTATTCTGGACATTATTTCACTACCACTCTCATTTACAGTATTTTGTTAGGTTTCCTAGGTATGGACCGTTTTTGTCTTGGACAAACTGGCACAGCAGTGGGGAAACTTCTTACCCTAGGTGGACTAGGAATTTGGTGGATTGTTGatgtagttttattaattactaataatttgcATCCAGAGGATGGAAGTAATTGGAATCCATATgtgtaa
- the LOC124543610 gene encoding uncharacterized protein LOC124543610: MAEKYGLSESEYQLILKQAARRAEMRKEFLKQRTNPWKNAAEAGYVFDEAHQRFVSMKVTQVDFFQPNRRTALFGICSIIIPMFTYGYLIYNERNGREQKCRSGELRYKDRLFKLS; the protein is encoded by the exons ATGGCTGAAAAATATGGATTATCCGAATCGGAATATCAACTCATATTAAAGCAAGCCGCTCGGCGTGCTGAGATGAGGAAGGAATTCCTAAAACAAAGAACTAACCCATGGAAAAACGCAGCTGAAGCTGGATATGTT ttCGATGAAGCTCACCAGAGATTCGTGTCTATGAAAGTTACTCAAGTCGACTTCTTTCAACCAAATAGGAGGACAGCTCTGTTCGGTATTTGCAGCATCATAATTCCCATGTTTACATAcggatatttaatttacaatgaaCGTAACGGGCGTGAACAAAAATGCAGATCGGGAGAACTTCGCTACAAGGATAGATTGTTCAAACTGTCTTAA